Sequence from the Phycisphaerales bacterium genome:
TGAACACGGTTGCGGCGCTCCTGACCATCGCCGGCTACTCGCTGAACGACACCGTCGTGGTCATGGACCGCATCCGCGAGAACCGCGGCAAGCTGCCCTACGCCACGGCCCAGGTCATCAACGACTCGATCAACCAGACCTTCAGCCGCACCATCATTACCGGCGGCACGACCATCGTCAGCTGCTTCCTGCTCTACAGCATCGGCGGCGAGGGCGTGCGTGCCTTTGCGTTCGCGCTGGCGACGGGCATGATCATCGGCACCTACTCGTCGGTCGCGGTGGCCGCGCCGATCGTGTGGTCCCGTAAGTCCGACAAGCTGCCGCCCTCTCCGGGCCAAAGCACGGGCGGCAGCCGCCGGGAGTTGCAGGCCGCGGGCAGGTAATGCCGAAGGGTTGAGGCATGACACAGGGCGCAGGCCGCATCGCGGGTGGGCTGATCCTCCTGGTGGCGCTGTGGATTAGCGTGTACTGGTGGTGGCCCAGCGCCCCGCCGGTCACCTACGCCCAGAGCGACGACGCGATCCGCGGCGTGCACCCCAAGGAGCCGCCCCAGCCGAAGCCGGCCGAGCCTGTGAAACCTGCGCCGCAGCCGCCCGCGCCCAAGCCCGAGGCCAGGCCCCCTCAGCCGCCGCCCGACGACTTCCCCAAGCTCAAGCAGGCGGTCATCCCGCCCGAGTTCATCGAGCACACGGTCCAGAAGGGCGAGACCTTCGAGACGATCGCGAAGAAGTACCACGGCCCAAGGGCCAAGGCGACGCTGATCGCAGCGGCGAACCCAATGACAGACCCCACGCGGCTGATGCCCGGGCGCGTGATCCTCGTTCCCAAGGACCCGGGGAACATCCAGGGTGTTCCCGCCCCCCGGGACACTCAAGATGGGGTTCCCCCCTCGCCCGAGGAAGAGTACATTGTGCAGGAGGGCGACACGCTGACGCGCATCGCCCAGGAGGTCTACGGCGAGTCGCGCCTGTGGACGCTGATCCGCGATGCCAACCGCGATCGGCTGCCCGACGAAGCATCGCTGAAGATCGGTCAGAAGCTCCGCATCCCGGCCAGGCCGGGGCGCTGAGCCGCCGACGAGGCCGGGGCGGCTG
This genomic interval carries:
- a CDS encoding LysM peptidoglycan-binding domain-containing protein gives rise to the protein MTQGAGRIAGGLILLVALWISVYWWWPSAPPVTYAQSDDAIRGVHPKEPPQPKPAEPVKPAPQPPAPKPEARPPQPPPDDFPKLKQAVIPPEFIEHTVQKGETFETIAKKYHGPRAKATLIAAANPMTDPTRLMPGRVILVPKDPGNIQGVPAPRDTQDGVPPSPEEEYIVQEGDTLTRIAQEVYGESRLWTLIRDANRDRLPDEASLKIGQKLRIPARPGR